The sequence below is a genomic window from Papio anubis isolate 15944 chromosome X, Panubis1.0, whole genome shotgun sequence.
TACAGAGCTGGGGTACGCCCCTCAGGCCTGTGAACATGCAATCGCTACATCTATTGAAAGGGTAACGACAGACGGAGATCAACTAAGGTGGCAGGTGAGGttcagaaaaggagaaggagagcaaatttggagaaataggaGAAGGTAAGTGAAGTGAGGAAAAAGAGGGGTGCTGAAGTAAGAAAtgaggggaaaataaaataagggaaatGGCGGGggggggagagaaaaagaggaaaggggagaaaggggaaatggggaaatagagaaaaggagaaaagaaacaaggaaagaaaggtaAAGGAATGGAAATGGGGGAGAAAGTAGAGGAAAtgggtaaggaaaaaaaaagaaaagagaaaaaagaagggaaatagtGAAATGAGCGGGAGCAGAAgagcagagagaaggaaggggaggttTGAGGAAAGACGGCGAAGGGGCAGAGGGAAGCCGGGAAAGGGACTGCCTCTGAGGGGTTCAGGGAAGAGAGGACACAGCGAGCCGGGGAAAGGAGGTGACGATATCGTTAAGTAAGCAGAAAGAGACAGAAACTGAGGAGAGTTTGAGCGTGCTTCTGTGAGTTTTGTTTACGGCATTTATTGGGTACTCCTGATGTGTGCCTGGCACTCTCTCTCTACTGAGGCAACCGCTCTCCTTACACGCCGCCCCCCCTCAAAAAAGCGGGGGGGGGGGACGGTTGGAGGGCGGCGGTTTAAGGCTACAACACTTGGGGCTCTCGAGGGCGTCGTCTCTTCTGTAGGGGGACCCATTCGAGGTGAGACTAGAGACATTTGCCCTCACACTGAGCTCGAGCCCCGCGACACCAGGCCACTAGGGGGGCACGGCAGCCCGGGTGGGCTGCGTGCGTATTTCTGGCGGAGGATGCGCCATGAGCGCTGAAAGAGCCTGAACCGAAGCGTCCGGCTCGCCGAGAGAGTGAGAGCCGGGCCGGCTCCCAGGAGCGCGGGCGAGGGTGCGAGCGGCAGCGTGGGTGCCAGGGCACGAGGGTGCGGCGGGGCGGGGCGAGGGGTGGAGAGGCAGGATCCAGCCCGCTCGGGGCCCCCGCCAGCCCGCCGGAGAAGCGGCGGAGGAGCGTCCTCCGCCGGCCCCTCTAGGGTAATTTACATGCTGTCATATCCCAGTGCTGACTCTCGGGTGTGCAGATCGCTCACTAGCTCACTCGCTCTCAGCTCCTGCCACCGCTCAGCCGTCACAGCCCAGGGGAGCCCGAGAACCGGAGAGCCTGCAAACCGAGGAGGGAGGGagcaaaggagggagggagcaagggcGCGCCCCGGCTCCCCCTCTGCCCTGCTGCCCGCCCTTCCTGCCTCCACAGGTCCGCCCCAATCTCCGCTCACACTTGGGAAACTTGGGACTGCGCTGGGGCCGCGTGTGGCACCTCAGGGGGACGGCCCTGGCCTCAagaagagggggaggagaaggaggaagaggaggaagtgaGCCCGAAGGATCCGCTCAGAGCTGTTTGTCCAGCTGTTTCTATTCGCACCCGGAGCAGTACAGCCAGAAGGGGGCCGAGCCGAGGGTGGCTGGCTTTAGGCGCTAATTTCCAACTCTTTTCCTCACAGCTTGTCTTTTCTAGGCACCCTGGAGTCCCCTCAGGCCAGCCCGGCGGGCGCGCACCTGCCAGCCGCCCCTGACCTCGCAGGCCAGGCGACCTCCGAGCCTGAGAAGATGGCCCAGTCCAAGCTCGACTGCCGCTCACCTGTCGGCCTCGACTGCTGCAACTGCTGCCTGGACCTGGCCCACCGGAGCGGACTCCAGCGAGGCAACAGCGGGGAGAACAACAACCCGGGCAGCCCTACAGTGAGCAACTTTCGGCAGCTGCAGGAAAAGCTGGTCTTTGAGAACCTCAATACCGACAAGCTCAACAGCATAATGCGGCAGGATTCGCTAGAGCCGGTGCTGCGCGACCCCTGCTACCTGATCAACGAGGGCATCTGCAACCGCAACATCGACCAGACCATGCTCTCCATCCTGCTCTTCTTCCACAGGTGGGTGGCTCGGCACACGGCGGGAACTCAGTCCTTGCTCGCACCAGCCTCTGCTGCACCCTCACCTCTGACAAAAGGGGCAACTAGGAAGTTCACGAGGGTTACTGGGGAGGTCTGACTCACAGGCTGCAGTGACTGGACCTTGAGGTTGCCTGGAGTACCGCGGAGCTGAGGGGAGGCCTGGCAGGTGCAAGCCCTATTCTGAAAGGTGCCTGCAAAGGCTTTCTGATGGGGACGCTGGGCCCTAGAAGGTGGGCAGACACCAGATGGTTTGGAGGTAGCTGAAAGTACCCCCTCCTCAAATGGACACATTTCCGTAGCCCCTTTGGAGATTCTGCCATGGGGTCTCCTTGAGTTCCAAGTTCTACCCTTCTCCAAAGCCCATTTCTAAATGTGCAAACGCAGATTGAAACTGCAAGGGCTTTAAAATTACTGAGTGGCCCTGACTGACAGTGAGGGCAAGCAAAATGTCAAGACAAATTAAACTGCTGGTggtgggagagggggaggggaaaatttttaaaaatcagagactTGTGAGAATTTCTTGAGCCTCTGGATGGGAGGGATTCGCCTCCTTCATGGATCACAGCCTTCAATTTCAAATGTAAGCTAAGCGCAACCCCAGAGAGCACCCTAGGACACCTTGAGTGCCTCAAGAACTATGTGTGGCAGGAGGGCGGATGAATCCATGTCGTTGCAAGCGTGTGTTGGGGTACGGGTCAAGCTTTCTAGAAATCCTGCTGGGGAGGCAAGGGGAGGACAAGGGAGGGAAAAACACAATGGGAAGACCCAAGGCGGCTGCTGTCCTTCAGTTTGAGACACCCTGGCAAGAACCAGTCTCTGGGAACAACTGAGGCAATTTAGAGGCAGGGCAGACAACATCAGGAAACCCAGCCATGGATTTAGTGTCCTTAGCGCCATCAGGA
It includes:
- the TSC22D3 gene encoding TSC22 domain family protein 3 isoform X1, which codes for MAQSKLDCRSPVGLDCCNCCLDLAHRSGLQRGNSGENNNPGSPTVSNFRQLQEKLVFENLNTDKLNSIMRQDSLEPVLRDPCYLINEGICNRNIDQTMLSILLFFHSASGASVVAIDNKIEQAMDLVKNHLMYAVREEVEILKEQIRELVEKNSQLERENTLLKTLASPEQLEKFQSCLSPEEPAPESPQVPEAPGGSAV